A region from the Patescibacteria group bacterium genome encodes:
- a CDS encoding ribonuclease J, giving the protein MIKEKINRPKFGRSRGLQSRGKFNAQASARSQSQKITDPKETGQFPKIMPANQTGEAKLKIIPLGGQEEVGRNMTVFEYGSDIVILDMGLQFPEEDMPGIDYIIPDTRYLKGKEKNIRGVIFSHGHLDHIGAAPHLLPKLGWPPVYASKLTLHLIRKRLEESKLADRLRAYEIKSANEQLTMGRIRVNFFDVTHSIMDAIGVVIQTPVGNVIHPGDWRYDFNTTTGQQTDFSHLARWNTRSTPSILMMESLGSTKEGHQLPEIEVYKNIKQIMMRAPGRMIIATFASMIERVGQIIAIADELGKKVALDGFSMKMNVEIARKIGYLKFKTSTIIDIKRIHDYPPNKVLIVCTGAQGEDRAVLMRIANGDHRQVKVEKSDTIVFSSSVIPGNERTIQRLKDILYRQGADVIHKEIMDVHGGGHALIEDIKLLIRQIKPKYLLPVYANHYLLREGAKVAMSIGFPPQNIFILDNGHIGEISQNGFKIQNQKIPIEYIFVDGLGVGDISHVVLRDRQILAGDGMVVLVVMVDNKTGKLVGSPDIISRGFVYMKDNKKLIDETREKIKQIMKLNEAQTSTNDIYLRDKMRNDLGQFLFQKIQRRPMILPILIEV; this is encoded by the coding sequence ATGATTAAAGAAAAAATAAATAGACCGAAATTCGGTCGTTCCCGTGGACTTCAGTCTCGCGGCAAATTTAATGCTCAAGCTTCTGCTAGAAGTCAAAGTCAAAAAATAACCGACCCGAAAGAGACTGGCCAGTTTCCTAAAATAATGCCGGCCAATCAAACTGGCGAAGCTAAACTAAAAATAATACCCCTAGGCGGGCAAGAAGAAGTTGGTCGTAACATGACAGTGTTTGAATACGGTTCAGACATAGTTATTTTAGATATGGGACTACAATTCCCCGAAGAAGATATGCCGGGTATTGATTATATAATCCCCGACACTAGATATCTAAAAGGTAAAGAAAAAAATATCCGGGGCGTTATTTTTAGTCATGGACACTTAGACCATATTGGCGCTGCACCACACTTGTTACCTAAACTAGGCTGGCCACCAGTTTACGCCAGTAAATTAACTCTACACTTAATAAGAAAAAGACTAGAAGAATCCAAATTAGCTGATCGATTAAGAGCTTATGAAATAAAATCCGCCAACGAACAGTTAACTATGGGACGAATTCGGGTAAATTTCTTCGACGTTACCCACAGTATTATGGATGCTATTGGCGTAGTTATTCAAACCCCCGTAGGCAACGTAATTCATCCAGGTGATTGGCGTTATGATTTTAACACTACTACTGGACAGCAAACTGATTTTTCTCATTTAGCACGCTGGAATACACGTAGCACCCCCTCTATCCTAATGATGGAAAGTTTAGGCTCAACTAAAGAAGGTCATCAACTTCCAGAAATAGAAGTCTATAAAAATATCAAACAAATAATGATGCGAGCGCCTGGCCGGATGATTATAGCCACCTTTGCCTCAATGATAGAAAGAGTTGGGCAAATTATCGCCATAGCCGATGAATTAGGGAAAAAAGTCGCTCTGGACGGCTTTTCCATGAAAATGAATGTAGAGATAGCCCGAAAAATAGGTTATTTAAAATTCAAAACCAGCACTATTATAGACATCAAAAGAATTCATGATTATCCACCTAATAAAGTGCTGATAGTTTGTACTGGCGCTCAAGGTGAAGATCGAGCTGTCTTAATGCGTATAGCTAACGGCGATCATCGACAAGTCAAAGTAGAAAAGTCCGACACCATTGTTTTTTCCTCTTCAGTTATTCCCGGTAACGAAAGAACTATTCAAAGGCTAAAAGATATCCTCTACCGCCAAGGAGCCGACGTAATCCATAAAGAAATTATGGATGTACATGGCGGCGGACATGCCTTAATTGAAGATATTAAATTGCTAATTAGGCAAATAAAACCCAAATACCTTTTGCCGGTTTATGCTAATCATTATTTACTACGTGAAGGGGCTAAAGTAGCCATGTCCATAGGCTTTCCTCCACAAAACATTTTTATTTTAGATAATGGCCATATTGGCGAAATTAGCCAAAACGGTTTTAAAATCCAAAATCAAAAAATTCCCATTGAATACATCTTTGTTGATGGTTTAGGTGTTGGTGATATTTCCCACGTAGTATTGCGAGATAGGCAAATACTAGCTGGTGATGGTATGGTAGTATTAGTAGTAATGGTCGACAATAAAACCGGCAAACTGGTCGGCTCGCCTGATATTATTTCCCGCGGCTTCGTTTACATGAAAGATAATAAAAAATTGATTGACGAAACCAGAGAAAAAATCAAACAAATAATGAAACTCAATGAAGCCCAAACCAGTACCAATGATATTTATCTGAGAGATAAAATGCGTAATGACTTGGGACAATTCCTGTTCCAAAAAATACAACGCCGACCAATGATACTACCTATTTTAATTGAAGTTTAA
- the trpS gene encoding tryptophan--tRNA ligase — protein sequence MFPKNKVIFSGIQPSGELHLGNYLGALKNFANLQKDNRCFFSIVDYHAITVPYDPKTMPNKVLGVALDYLAAGLDPEQCVIFVQSHVPEHTELAWILNTITPLNELERMTQFKDKTEQPSAAINAGLLNYPILMAADILLYQAELIPVGEDQYQHLELTRLLTKRFNSAFGDYFKEPKAYEAVLPRVMSLLEPNKKMSKSLGPNHYIALNDAPELIRKKVAKAITDGGGPIGEKSGGRNLLQLFKILSDDKKLKNELEDQYQSGELKYSEFKPLLAETIIKTLEPIQAKRAELAAKPQEVRNILLAGRDKARLIAQKTLADVKDKMGLA from the coding sequence ATGTTTCCTAAAAATAAAGTAATATTCTCCGGCATTCAACCTTCAGGTGAATTGCATTTAGGTAATTATTTAGGCGCCTTAAAAAATTTCGCCAATCTACAAAAGGATAATCGTTGTTTTTTTAGTATAGTTGATTATCACGCTATTACCGTACCTTATGATCCTAAAACCATGCCTAATAAAGTACTGGGTGTAGCTTTGGATTATTTAGCCGCTGGTTTGGACCCTGAACAATGTGTAATTTTTGTTCAATCACATGTCCCCGAACACACGGAACTGGCTTGGATTCTAAATACCATTACACCCTTAAATGAATTGGAAAGAATGACCCAATTTAAAGATAAAACTGAACAGCCTTCAGCGGCTATTAACGCCGGCTTGCTTAATTACCCAATTCTCATGGCAGCTGATATTTTACTTTATCAGGCTGAACTCATACCAGTCGGCGAAGACCAATACCAGCATTTAGAATTAACCAGGCTGCTGACCAAAAGATTCAATAGTGCCTTTGGAGATTATTTTAAAGAACCAAAAGCTTATGAAGCTGTTCTGCCTAGAGTTATGTCTCTGTTGGAACCAAACAAAAAAATGTCCAAAAGCTTGGGTCCTAACCATTATATAGCTTTAAATGACGCCCCGGAATTAATCCGCAAAAAAGTCGCCAAAGCTATAACCGATGGGGGTGGCCCAATTGGAGAAAAAAGTGGCGGGCGTAACCTGCTTCAATTATTTAAGATATTATCCGATGATAAAAAACTAAAAAATGAACTGGAAGACCAATATCAATCTGGTGAACTTAAATATTCAGAATTCAAACCATTATTAGCTGAAACTATAATAAAAACTCTAGAGCCTATTCAGGCTAAACGAGCTGAATTAGCAGCTAAACCCCAAGAAGTTAGAAATATACTGCTGGCTGGTCGAGACAAGGCTCGCTTAATTGCCCAAAAAACCTTAGCTGATGTAAAAGATAAAATGGGTCTAGCTTAA
- a CDS encoding NUDIX hydrolase codes for MKINKPPSKQPLPAKAELVFKGKIFDVYQWEEIGYDGQPMVFEKLKRPDTAAIIAVTDEGKIILTKQEQPARLEPFIGLIGGRVDEGETPLEAANRELLEEAGFVCTDWQLLRSEQPVSKIEWAIYYFVARGCRRVAKQNLDSGEKIELIETGYDEFKKMVLDKEFDYGSLRTIFLEAELDKNKADELRKILVGK; via the coding sequence ATGAAAATAAATAAGCCACCCTCTAAGCAACCATTACCTGCCAAAGCGGAACTGGTGTTTAAAGGTAAGATTTTTGATGTTTATCAATGGGAAGAAATAGGTTACGATGGCCAACCAATGGTTTTTGAAAAGTTAAAACGACCGGATACAGCCGCTATTATTGCTGTAACGGACGAGGGAAAAATAATTTTAACCAAGCAGGAACAACCGGCTCGCTTAGAGCCGTTTATTGGGTTAATTGGTGGGCGAGTGGATGAAGGTGAAACACCTTTGGAAGCGGCTAATAGAGAATTATTAGAAGAGGCCGGGTTTGTTTGTACTGATTGGCAGTTATTACGATCCGAACAACCAGTTAGTAAAATAGAATGGGCTATTTATTATTTTGTGGCTCGAGGTTGTCGTCGGGTGGCTAAACAAAATTTGGATAGTGGTGAAAAGATAGAACTTATAGAAACAGGTTATGATGAATTTAAAAAAATGGTTTTAGATAAGGAATTTGATTATGGTTCTTTACGTACGATTTTTTTGGAAGCTGAGTTGGATAAAAATAAAGCTGACGAATTAAGAAAGATTTTGGTAGGAAAATAA
- a CDS encoding hydroxyacid dehydrogenase, protein MSIIAFTDCEGWEQDYLAKSLPEQDFILLDHFLSPADYDKLAKVEVLAPFVSSPVSKEVVASLTNLKFIATRSTGFDHIDLSATFHQGIKVSNVPYYGENTVAEHTWALILALSRKIFQSYEHTEKGNFSTQGLRGFDLKDKILGLIGCGHIGSHVAQIAKGFGMKVLVYDIHPNDSLAKEKGFDYVSLAALLKESDVISLHTPYNSKTHHLLNKENIKLIKPGAVLVNTARGGLIQTEALVQALEKGILSGAGLDVLEEEIYLKEHGLKVSPEFCLNHDFKTILLNNKLIERDDVIITPHNAFNSQEAVRRIMDTTIENIKGYLSGQIINEIKYENK, encoded by the coding sequence ATGTCTATAATTGCTTTTACAGATTGTGAAGGTTGGGAACAAGATTACCTAGCCAAATCTTTGCCAGAACAAGATTTTATTTTATTAGATCACTTTTTATCACCAGCTGATTATGATAAATTGGCTAAGGTTGAAGTATTGGCGCCTTTTGTTTCTTCGCCGGTTAGTAAAGAAGTTGTGGCAAGTTTAACCAATTTAAAATTTATTGCTACGCGTTCTACGGGTTTTGATCATATAGATTTGTCTGCCACCTTTCACCAGGGGATTAAAGTAAGCAACGTGCCTTATTACGGAGAAAACACCGTGGCTGAACATACTTGGGCTTTAATTTTAGCTTTGTCTCGAAAAATATTTCAATCTTATGAGCATACAGAAAAGGGTAATTTTTCTACCCAGGGTTTAAGAGGTTTTGATTTAAAGGATAAAATCTTGGGATTAATTGGTTGTGGCCATATTGGTAGTCATGTGGCGCAAATAGCTAAAGGTTTTGGTATGAAGGTTTTGGTTTATGATATTCACCCGAATGATAGTTTAGCTAAAGAAAAAGGTTTTGATTATGTATCTTTAGCTGCCTTACTTAAAGAATCAGATGTTATTAGCTTACATACGCCTTATAATAGTAAAACGCATCATTTGCTTAATAAAGAGAATATAAAACTTATTAAACCAGGAGCAGTTTTGGTTAATACCGCCAGGGGTGGTTTAATTCAGACCGAAGCTTTAGTTCAAGCTTTAGAAAAAGGGATTTTATCTGGCGCTGGTTTGGATGTTTTAGAAGAGGAAATTTATTTAAAAGAACATGGTTTAAAAGTGTCGCCGGAATTTTGTCTTAATCATGATTTTAAAACTATTTTGTTAAATAATAAATTGATTGAACGCGACGACGTTATTATTACACCTCATAATGCTTTTAACAGTCAGGAGGCGGTGCGCCGGATAATGGATACCACTATTGAAAATATAAAAGGTTATTTGTCTGGACAAATAATAAATGAGATTAAGTATGAAAATAAATAA
- the murI gene encoding glutamate racemase, with translation MIGLFDSGIGGLTVVRALQRLLPDVSLVYFGDTARTPYGNKSAQVVKGYGLEASKFLLEKGATVLVVACNTVSAVGIEEIRQTWPKVPIFEVISPVVEKIKLSNFKKVGIMGTRATINSQAYQTKLNQASIKVQACAAPLLVPLVEENYINTPATKRIVKNYLLPFKQAQVEALVLACTHYPLLKKIIRARLPKKMKILDPADETARVVVAWLKNNPNFSQKLNNNQSHYYVSDLTPHFQKVAEQWLGKKINLEKVDLIN, from the coding sequence ATGATTGGTTTATTTGATTCTGGTATTGGTGGTTTAACAGTGGTACGGGCTTTACAACGTTTATTGCCCGATGTTTCTTTAGTTTATTTTGGTGATACGGCCCGGACACCTTATGGTAATAAAAGTGCCCAGGTAGTTAAAGGCTATGGCTTGGAAGCTTCTAAGTTTTTATTAGAAAAAGGAGCTACTGTTTTGGTAGTGGCTTGTAATACTGTTTCAGCAGTGGGGATAGAGGAAATTAGGCAAACTTGGCCTAAGGTACCAATTTTTGAAGTAATTAGTCCAGTAGTGGAAAAAATTAAGCTAAGTAATTTTAAAAAGGTGGGTATTATGGGAACGCGGGCGACTATTAACAGTCAAGCTTATCAAACAAAGTTAAACCAGGCATCTATTAAAGTGCAAGCTTGTGCTGCTCCCTTATTAGTTCCTTTAGTAGAAGAAAATTACATAAATACGCCAGCTACTAAAAGAATTGTTAAAAATTATTTATTACCTTTTAAACAAGCTCAAGTGGAGGCTTTGGTTTTAGCTTGTACTCATTATCCTTTACTTAAAAAAATTATTCGCGCCCGCTTGCCTAAAAAAATGAAGATTTTAGATCCAGCGGATGAAACAGCTAGGGTAGTGGTTGCGTGGTTAAAAAATAATCCAAATTTTTCTCAAAAATTAAATAACAATCAAAGTCATTATTATGTATCCGACTTAACGCCCCATTTTCAAAAAGTGGCCGAACAGTGGTTGGGTAAAAAAATTAATTTAGAAAAAGTGGATTTGATAAATTAA
- a CDS encoding phosphomannomutase/phosphoglucomutase: MSQWSETIFKSYDVRGLYPSEINEAAAEAIGLAIANLVKTGRVVVGRDMRLSSPQLHEALIKGLIAGGLEVDDLEMVPIDAVYFAVGTYGYQAGVMVTASHNPADYNGFKVVGQGVSWIRGRDLKKLVAERKPARTSGSFNQRNIWPEYLEHVWSFIDINKLKPLKIVIDAGNGLAGKVIPLLMKNLPCRVESLFFELDGSFPNRPSNPLMPGAADEAKAKVLASQADLGIMFDGDTDRVFLIDELGNFVPADVTLLLLAKQFINRQPGAGIAYNLICSRAVPEFIAKWGGRPIRSAVGYVNVGTAMKEQQGVMGGELSAHYSFKDNFYADSGFIAALLILELLSLEDKPLSLLVKEYKPYAKSPEINLAVSNTQFVLQEFKKKYHLATIEELDGVTVSYDDWWCNMRPSNTEPLLRITIEADTEQLLVEKKKEVVDFVKEIL, translated from the coding sequence ATGTCACAGTGGTCAGAAACCATTTTTAAATCCTATGATGTTAGAGGTCTTTACCCTTCAGAAATAAACGAAGCAGCGGCTGAAGCGATTGGATTAGCCATAGCTAATTTAGTTAAAACTGGCCGGGTGGTAGTAGGTCGGGATATGAGGTTATCATCGCCTCAATTGCACGAAGCTTTGATAAAAGGTTTAATAGCTGGTGGCCTAGAGGTAGATGATTTAGAAATGGTGCCAATTGATGCGGTTTATTTTGCTGTCGGTACTTATGGTTACCAAGCTGGTGTTATGGTAACAGCATCACATAATCCAGCTGATTATAACGGTTTTAAAGTGGTTGGTCAGGGAGTTAGTTGGATAAGAGGGCGGGATTTAAAAAAATTGGTAGCAGAAAGAAAGCCAGCTAGAACATCTGGTAGTTTTAATCAGCGAAATATTTGGCCAGAATATTTAGAACATGTTTGGTCCTTTATTGATATAAATAAATTAAAACCTTTAAAAATAGTAATCGATGCTGGTAATGGTTTAGCTGGTAAGGTTATACCTTTATTGATGAAGAATTTACCCTGCCGAGTAGAGTCGTTATTTTTTGAGTTGGATGGTTCTTTTCCTAACCGCCCGTCTAATCCTTTAATGCCAGGTGCAGCCGACGAAGCTAAGGCCAAGGTATTGGCTAGTCAGGCTGATTTAGGAATAATGTTTGATGGTGACACGGACAGGGTTTTTTTAATTGATGAGTTGGGTAATTTTGTGCCAGCCGATGTAACCTTGCTTTTACTAGCCAAACAGTTTATTAATCGTCAACCTGGTGCGGGTATAGCTTATAATTTGATTTGTTCTCGGGCCGTGCCGGAGTTTATAGCCAAATGGGGAGGTCGACCAATTCGCAGTGCGGTTGGTTATGTGAATGTCGGTACAGCTATGAAAGAACAGCAAGGGGTAATGGGTGGAGAATTGTCAGCTCATTATTCTTTTAAAGATAATTTTTATGCTGATTCGGGATTTATTGCCGCTTTATTGATTTTAGAATTGTTATCGTTGGAAGATAAACCCTTGTCCCTTTTAGTTAAAGAGTACAAACCATATGCCAAATCTCCAGAAATTAATTTAGCAGTCAGTAATACCCAATTTGTTTTACAAGAGTTTAAAAAGAAATATCACTTAGCTACTATAGAGGAATTAGACGGCGTAACAGTATCTTATGATGATTGGTGGTGCAATATGCGCCCTTCTAATACAGAACCGCTTTTAAGGATTACTATAGAAGCCGATACTGAACAGTTGTTGGTTGAGAAGAAAAAAGAAGTAGTAGATTTTGTTAAAGAGATTTTATAA